Genomic segment of Niallia taxi:
TTCAATGTTGCAAGACAATTCCTGTCATTAGATCATATTAGTTCAGGAAGGGCAGGCTGGAATGTTGTTACATCTCCATCAGCAGGAGCGGCTCAAAATTTCAATGGCAAGGACCTTCCATCACATGAGGACCGTTATAACAAAGCGGCTGAGCATCTGCAAGTCGTAAAGGGGCTTTGGGATTCATGGGAAGATGGCGCCTTCGTCAGAAATAAGGAAACAGGGGAGTTTTTTGACAAAGAAAAGATGCATGAATTAAATCACGAAGGGGAGTTCTTTTCTGTCAAAGGACCGCTGAATTTGGAAAGATCACAACAAGGCTATCCTGTCATATTTCAAGCAGGTTCATCAGAAAGAGGAAAATCCTTTGCTGCAGAGTCTGCTGACGCTATTTTTACAGGACACGAAACGTTGGAGGAAGCGATTGAATTTTATCGCGATGTAAAAGCAAAAGCAGCACAAACTGGACGCGGACATGAAGAGATTCTGATTTTTCCGGGAATTAGCCCGATAGTTGCAAGCACAGTTGAGGAAGCACACAAAATATATGAGGATTTTATCAGCTTAGTTCCAATCGCTAATGCCATTACCTATCTTGGCAGGTTTTTTGATCATTTCGATTTCAGTACTTTTCCACTAGATGAGCCATTCCCGGAAATTGGGGATGCAGGTAAAGAAGCTTTTCAGAGTACTACTGACAAAATCAAGAAAATGGCAAAGGAGCATAAGCTGACACTTCGTCAAGTAGCCCAGCAGGTTGCTGTACCGAGAAGTACATTTATCGGTACTCCGGAAATTGTTGCAGATAAGATTCAAACCTGGTTTGAAAGCGGTGGAGCAGATGGTTTTATTATAAACTCTGATATTCCAAGCCAATTTAGAGAGTTTGTGGAAAAGGTTGTGCCTATTTTACAGGAAAGAGGCATTTACGAGAAGGAATATACAGGCAGCACACTACGAGAGCATTTAGGAATTAAAAAGCCAAGCAATCAAAATAGTACAAATACGGCACTAGAAGTATAAGCGGGAATCGTCTATGGGGAAATTTATTGTAAATAGAATGATTGCTGCCGGTTTTGTACTGCTAGGGTCTTTGTTGTTAGTGTTCTTCATCAATTATTCCCTTCCAGGAGATGCGGTGGATCAAATGCTGGAGGGAACAGGTGCCACACCTGAAATGGCCGCTAATTTACGGGAAGAGCTAGGTTTAGACCTGCCTTTTCACACTCAGTTTTTGGAATATTTAAAAAATATTCTACAAGGAGATTTTGGGCACTCCATTGTTAACAACGCGCCAGTTTTAGACAAAATCATTACACAGTTTCCTGCCACCATTGCCCTAACCATCGTAAGTGCGATACTTTCCATTATTTTTGGTATTACATTAGGTGTTTTTTCAGCCATTCACCATAACAGTGTTATTGATTATGTTGCTAGATTAATAGGTTTATTTGGCATTTCAATGCCTACCTTTTGGTCAGGTATTTTATTAATTCTAATTTTTTCTGTCACACTCGGCTGGTTCCCTTCAATAGGGTCAGACGGCTGGATTACGCTTGTTCTGCCTTCTATTGCATTAGGACTTGTCGGTTCTGGGGCGATTGTCCGCATGGTAAGAAACAGCATGCTGGAGGTTATGAATGAGCAATATATCCTCACATTAAGATCAAAGGGGCTATCAGAAAAAACGGTTATGTATAAGCACGCATTAAGAAATGCGTTAATTCCATCGATTACGATTATCGGGATGATGATCGGGGATATGCTGGGCGGAGCAGTTGTTATTGAAACTGTATTTTCAAGACAAGGAATTGGGAGATTGGTTGCAGATGCGATAACTGCGAAGGATTTGCCAGTCGTCCAAGGAGTAGTGTTTTTTTCAGCCATCGTATATATAACCATCAATTTTTTAGTAGATATCTCTTATTCGGTTATTGATCCTCGTGTCCGAAAATCATTCTAGGAGGTGTAAATCACTTGAAAGAAACGGTATTAGCCGGCCAAATCAAAAAGTTTTCGGTTATTAAAAAGAGAAAAAGGATTTTTCTCCCTGAGCATGCTTTTATTTATGCGGCTTGCGGCATTATCCTTTTTTTAATGATTTGTGCAGTTTTTCCACAGTGGATAGCACCATACGCACCAACCAAAATGTTTACAGAAGAAATAATGCAAGCACCTTCAGGCATTCATTTCTTAGGAACAGACTATTTTGGCCGTGATGTTTTCAGTTTAATTGTCTATGGAAGCAGAACGTCGTTAATAATTGGTTTTCTATCAGTAATTGCTGCCGCTGCTACAGGGATGATAATCGGTTCTGTTGCTGGTTATGCAGGAGGAATAGTTGATCTTATTTTCATGCGGATTATTGATATATTAATGACAATCCCAGGAATGCTTCTATCCCTTGCTTTTGCAGCCGCATTGGGACCAAGTCTTAAGAATATAATACTTGCCATATCCATAGCAGCTGTACCGGGATATGCAAGATTGATGCGCGGCCAAATACTTACTTTAAAAAGCCGAAACTTTGTTATTGCGTCAAAATCAATTGGGGTAAGCAATTTCGTCATCTTTTTTCGCCATATCCTTCCTAATGCCTATTCTCCACTGCTAGTCATGGCAACAAATGGGTTAGGTTCTTCCATCCTACTTGGAGCAGGGTTGAGCTTTTTAGGCTTGGGCGTTGTCCAAGAGGTTCCTGATTGGGGCACATTATTGTCACAGGGTAGAGGCTATTTGGCAGCCGCATGGTGGATTGCTACATTTCCAGGTATTGCAATTACATCATTTGTGTTATCAGCAAATATCATCGGCGACAGTCTCCGTGACTTCCTTGATCCGAAGAAAAAGCAGAAAGGAGACAATGCTTAATGCTTGATATTAACAAGTTAAACATAGAGTTTAAGACGAAAACAGGCAGCATAACTGCTATATCTGACCTTAATTTGTCTATTAAAGCTGGTGAAACGGTCTGCTTAGTCGGCGAATCAGGAAGCGGAAAGACAATCACATCGAAAGCCATTATGAGATTAATAGAATATGAAAATGGAAGAATTTCCAATGGAGATATCTCTTTTCAAGGAACTAATCTAACTTCTATCGATGAAAAGATGCTCCAGCATATAAGAGGAAAGAAAATCGCGATGATTTTCCAGGAGCCGTTATCTGCCTTTGACCCAGTTTTTACAATTGGCTACCAAATAACGGAAATGATAAGAAAGCATCAAAAATCATCGAAACAGGCAGCTTGGCAAAAGGGAATCGACTTACTCAAAAAAGTAGGTATTTCTGAGCCAGAGCATCGGATGAAGCAATATCCTAATGAATTTTCAGGAGGAATGCTGCAAAGAGCCATGATTGCTATGGCCATTTCCTGTGAGCCTGATTTGCTAATTGCTGATGAGCCAACTACAGCATTGGATGTAACAATTCAACTGCAAATCATTGAGCTATTAAAGTCATTAAAGGATGAATTTAATATGGGCTTGCTTCTGATTACGCATGACTTAGGAATTGCAGCAGAGCTTGCCGACAGAATTGTCGTGATGTATGCAGGCGAGGTTGTGGAGAATGCAACTGTCTCTCAGTTATTTCACACACCACATCATCCTTATACAAGAGGACTGCTGAAATCTATTCCTAAGATGGACACTGCAAATAAAGGAAAGCTTTACTCAATTGAAGGCAGTATCCCAAGCCTAAATGAGCTGCCAGAAGGATGCCTATTTCATCCCCGCTGCCCATTTGCGAACACACAATGCAAACGAGTGAGACCAAATCTCGAGAAAGTTAATGACCGCTATGCTGCTTGTTTTTATTCTGAGGAATTAGTTACAAAGCCGGAATGGAGCTTGAGTTATTCAAAAGAGGAAACACTGGAGAAGATTAATGTCACCAAACCGGAGCCAGTCAGCACTGAAATATTGGTGGATGTTCAGCATGTCAGCAAGCATTTCCCAATTGGCAGAGGCCTTTCCTTAGCAAAAAAACAGGTGAAAGCTGTAGATGATGTGTCATTCGCTATCAATAAAGGCGAAACATTTGGGTTGGTTGGAGAATCTGGGAGTGGCAAATCGACACTAGGAAGAGCCATTCTGCAATTAGAAAAATTGACTGGGGGAGAAGTCTTATACGGTGGCAGTCCATTATCAGGCCTCAGCAGTAAAAAAATGGGCAAATACCGCAAAGAGATGCAAATGATCTTTCAAGACCCATATAGCTCTGTCAACTCTCGTCTTAAAATAGGTGAGATTATCGCAGAGCCCTTAAAGTGGCATTTAAAGCTGTCTAGAGAGGAAATACAATCAAGGGTGGAGGAGCTGCTTGAACAAGTCGGATTAAAGCGAGAATGGGTATCCAGATATCCTCATGAGTTTTCAGGTGGACAGCGACAAAGAATTGGAATTGCGAGAGCGATAGCGCTAAATCCAGCCTTTATATTGGCAGATGAGGCTGTTTCCGCCTTGGATGTTTCTGTACAGGCTCAAATAATCAACTTGCTTCAAGACCTACAAGCAAAAATGGGTTTAACTTATTTGTTCATCGGTCACGACTTAGGTGTCGTCCAGCACATATCTGACAGAGTAGGTGTGATGTATTTAGGCAAGCTTGTGGAGATTGCTCCAAGTAAAGCCATCTTTCAGGAGCCAGCCCATCCATATACAAGAGTGTTGATTGACTCTATTCCAAATGGAAAAAGGACAAATAAGCTAAAAGCAGAAGGAGAAATTCCGTCTCCTGCAAATCCGCCATCAGGCTGCCGATTCCGAACAAGATGCCCTTTTGCTACTGAGAAATGTGCAGAGGAAGAGCCGGCATTAAAGGAAATTCAAAAAGGTAGATTTACAGCTTGCCACTATCCTTTACCAATTAATTAGTGTTAAAAGCGAAAAAACAATTGTTCAAGGGGGAAGAAGATGATGAGAATAACTCGATTGCGAAGATCAATTTTATTTTATATGCTTGGAGTTTTGCTGCTGTTGACAGCATGCCAGCAATCAAATGAAAATACATCTGCCAGTGGAGATGCAGTACCTAAGGAAGGCGGAGAATTGGTTTATGGCTTAGCAACACCCCCTGATAGTCTTGATCCTCATACTAGCGGAATGGCTGTTTCAACAAGGGTGAATAACAGCATTTATGAAAAGCTTGTTTACCAGACAGAGGATAACAAGATAGAACCATGGCTTGCAACAAGCTGGGAGGTCTCTGATGATCAAAAAACCTTCACCTTTAAATTAAGAGATGATGTTACCTTCCATGATGGAAGCAAATTTAACGCAGAGGTTGTCAAATATAACTTTGACCGTATCGTAAATCCTGAAACAAAGGCTGCAAGTGCATATGCACTTATTGAAAATTATGAGTCATCTGAAGTGGTAGATGAATATAGCGTGAAAATTCATTTCTCTGAACCTGCAGCAACCTTCTTAAGTAATTTAAGTCAGCCTAAATTAGCGATTGTTTCCAAAGAAGGTGCTGAAAAGTATGGATTGTCTCTAGCGACAAATCCAGTTGGTTCTGGTCCCTTTAAGTTTGTCAGTCAGGATGAGAATAATGAAATTGTGTTGGAAAGATATGCTGATTACACAGGGAAAGCACCATTTGCTGAACATGAAGGAAAAGCATATTTAGATAAGCTCACATACAAAATTATCCCAGAAGAGGCAACAAGAATCGGCAGTGTACAAAGCAACCAATTGAATGCTGTTGAAACAGTACCACCTCAAGACTTGAAGTCTATTAAAGCAAATGGCAACCTGAAAATTTTTGAAACAGAAACAGCAGGCATGCCATATGGATTGTTTATTAACCCAGAAAATGCACCATGGAACGAGCTTGATGCCAGAATTGCATTGCAAAAAACAATTGATGTCGATAATATCGTCAATACGCTTTATTTAGGAACATATAAGCGGGCATGGTCTGTTATAACACCAACCATATTAGGGTATGACAAATCGCTTGAAAATACAGGCAAGGTTGACGTAGAGGATGCAAACAAACGATTAGAAAATCTTGGCTGGAAGAAAAACAGTGAAGGAGTAAGAGAAAAAGATGGTAAAGAGCTGGTACTTCGCTTAATAGACAGTAATGTCAACAGGGAGAAGCGTCACGATATTGCTACAATCATTCAGCAGCAAGTAAAGGAAATAGGGGTTAAGCTAGAGATTACTACATCAGCAGAATACTATAATATCACAAAAAACGGGAAGGATTATGATGTTATCGGCAACAGCAGGGTAGCGGGAGATCCGGATGTTCTTCGTCTATTCTTCCACTCTGAAAATCTTCCTGAAAATGGTGGATCGAGTCTAGCGAGACTTCATGACGATGAAATTGATCAGTGGCTAGAGGAAGGCGAGCTAGAAACAGATACAGAGAAAAGAGTGGAATTATACAAACAGGTCCAGCAAAAACTGATTGGGCAAGGATATTTTATTCCTATCTATGTATTCCCATATACTGTTGCAACCTCTAATGATGTGGAAGGTTTAGCATTTGATTCACAAGGATATCCACTTTTCAATGATGTTTTTATTAATAAGTAAGGATAAACCAAAACAAAAGATGAAAATGGGGGAGGATTATGAAGTTTATCTTATTTTCGTTAATTAGTAATAACACCAATCCAATCAGCAGGGAAACATTTACTACCCATCAGAAGCTGGAAAATGTCATTAATCAAGCTGTATTGGCTGAAAAGCAGGGCTTTGACGGCTTTGGGGTAGGGGAAAGGCATGGTTCGCCATTCCTTTCTTCTTCACCTGCTGTAATGCTTTCTAATATTGCCGCAAAAACAACGAAAATACGTTTGTTGACAACTGTTACTGTTTTAAGTGTGTTGGATCCAGTCCGAGTTGCCGAGGATTTTGCCACGGTAGATCAATTATCAAAAGGCAGACTAGATTTGATTATAGGAAAAGGAAATGATCCACGCCATTATCCTCTATTTGGAATTACTGAGGAAGAACAATGGGAGTCCCTTGCAGAAAGGTATGATTTGTTAAAAAGATTATGGGCAGAGGAGTCTGTCAATTGGAGTGGCAAGTACAGAGCTCCATTACAAAATGTCACAATTGAGCCAAGACCATACCAGAAGAGCATTCCTATTTGGCATGGAAGTGCATCAAGCACAGCTTCTACTGAATTAGCAGCCAAAAACGGCGAGCCGATATTTTCTTCCAATGTCTTTCATCCAATTGCAAAATATAAGCAGCTAATTGACCATTATAAAGAAAGATTGGCATTTTACGGTCATGACCCGCAAAAGGCCATTATCGGCTCTGGGGCAGGCAGTTTATATATTGCTGACACAAAGGAGGAGGCAATCAATAAATATCGGCCATATTATGATGCTTTTATGAATACGGATGCTTCTAAACATAATAATTCACCATTTAAGAATTTAGACGACTATGTTGAAAATGGGCCATCCTTAGTCGGATCAGCAGATGCTATTATCGAAAAAATTCTGTTATACCATGAAGCATATGGCCATCAAGTGCAAGGGTTGAGCGTTGACGGTCTTAGTGAAGCAGAACAGAAGGAGCAAATTCAGCGGTTTTCCGAGGAAGTACTGCCTGTCTTACGAAAGGAAATACCTAATTTTATCTGGGAAGAGCCAAAAAAAGTAGCTTCAAACGGACTATAAACCAAGTAAAAACATAGGTTTTAATTGATATTAGTTTTATTGAATTAACACTTTATTAATACTAATTAGTCAAGAAGCGAAAAACATATTATATTATATATATCCAATAAGAATACATGGATATAAACAAAGGCAAGGAAGGAGCGGAGGCTTAATCAAGGGATTGGCATTATGCTACTTGACTTTTAATAACTAGAAGTAAACCAATATCTTTTAAAAAATACACAGAATGGAGAATTTGTATGAGTGAAGATATCTTTCGAATCGCAACAAAAGAAGACGCCCCAGCATTTCTAGAATTATTGTCTAGTGCATTCAAGTCGGTTGGAGAACTTGGCATCAACTGGCCATCCACAAGAGCCACGCTAGAAATGGTAACAGAGAATATCGTCAATTCTACTGCTGTTGTTTTAGAACGGGACGGCAGACTTATCTCAACTTTAACGATCCGCTTTCCTTGGGAGAGTAAAGCACCAGTGTCAGGCTATCCATTTGTTTGGTGGTTTGCAACTGCACCAGACTTGAGCGGACAGGGAATCGGAAATAAATTATTGGAATATGTAGAAAACACATTGCTGCGAGACACATTTAAGGCACCTGCTTTTACGCTTGGAACTTCTGGCAAAAAGCATCCTTGGCTTTTGGATATGTATAAACGGAAAGGGTATAAGCAATATTTTCAGCATGAAAACGATGGCGACATTGGGATTCTGATGTATAAAGTATTGATTCCAGAACGCTTCGATGAAAATATTCTCGGGACACCGCCGTTTAGCGATGCTAAAGCGGAAAAGACTTCTGTATAACAAGAAAGGAGGCAGCCCATGGGAGAGTTTTTTAAATGGGAATACGTTATTACCCTCTTCCCGAAAGTGTTGAGTGCCCTTCCTACGACCCTTTTGATCGTATTATTCGCAACCTTAATTGGAGCTGCTATAGGTTTACTGATTGCTTATCTTCGGATAGAAAAGGTGCCTGTTTTAAGCCAATTATGTATTGTATATGTTTCCTTTGTAAGAGGTACACCGATACTTGTGCAAATGTTCATCGTTTTTTACGGTCTTCCCAGTTTGCTCGGTTCTATTGGGATTGACCTATCACAGTGGGAAAAAATCTATTTCATCTATATAACCTATGGCTTGAATGCAGCTGCGTTCTTTTCTGAAATTTTCCGTTCTTCCCTATTGAGTGTTCCTGCATCACAGTATGAAGCAGCAGCCTCAATAGGATTAACAAAAGGGCAGACATATCGAAGAGTGCTGATACCCCAAGCAAGTAAGATAGCAATGCCGAGCCTTGGAGCGTCTATTATCAACCTGCTGCAAGACACTTCTCTTGCCTTTTCTTTAGGTATATTAGATGTCATGGGCAAGGTTCAGACTTTAGGGGCTTTATACTATCGAGTCATGGAGGGATATTTCATTGCCGCTGTTATCTTTATCGTATTGAGTATTGGCTTAGAGCAGTTGTTTGGTTTGGTAGAAAAGAAATATCGGTACCCGAAAAGAAGCAAAAAAAGCATCAGAACACCAATCTTACCTAATGCTAAGAAGCTGCTGCTGTTGCCAAATGGAAAAAACAAAGTAAATTAAAACAGATGAAAGTGGGAAATAGCATGAGAATCGTGCCGAAACATAAGACTTGGAAGATTATTGGATTAACTGCTGCGCTTGGATTAGTACTTGCGGGCTGCGGTAACGGTGAAAGTACAGAAAGTGCCAGCGCAGGGAACAATGATTCTGATGCAAAAGAAATTATCGTCGGAACTGGAAATGCATATCAGCCTTTTGTCTATTTAGATGAAAACGGAAAACTGACAGGCTATGAAAAAGCTGTTCTTGATGCAGTTGATGAAAAGCTGCCACAATATAAATTTAAATATGAGTCATATGAATTTAAAAATATTTTACCAGCACTTGATGCAAATAAAATTGATTTGGCAGCACATCAGTATGAAATCAATGATGAAAGACAGGCCAAATACTTGTATGGGAAAGTAGGCTACACAGACTATACAAGTTATATCGTTGTTGACGCAAACTCAAAAAACAACTACCAGTCATTAGATGATTTGGCAGGAAAAACAGTTTACACATCAACAGGAAGCAATCATGCCTATATATTGGAGCAATACAACAAAGAGCATGATAATAAGATCGATATTGTGTACGGCAGCGGATCAAATGAAGTACTTGTCAAGGATCTTCAAACAGGAACAATAGATGCAACATTGCTGACTAAGTTCGATGTAAGCAAATTAAATGAGCAATTTAAAGCAGATTTAAAAACATTAGGAGAGCCTGCCTATGTTTCTAAAACATATTATCTTTACAGTAAAGACGATACAAAGCTTCAGGAAGATATAGACGGTGCCCTTGAAGAATTAATTGATGAAGGAAAGCTTTCCGAGATATCTCAAGAGGTACTTGGAGCAGATTATACGAAATAAGAAAGGAGGAGGTATAAATGGACTTCGATTTCCCATTTATGTTTAAGGCATTTTCAGCTGCATTGCATTATTTGCCAACAACGCTGCTGTTAGGGTTCGTGCCGCTCCTGCTAGGATCTGTTATTGGTCTTGTTATTGCACTTGTACGTTTTTATAAAATTCCTGTCCTTTCCACATTTTTCAAATGGTTTGTGACTGTTTTTAAAGCAATTCCCGTTATTCTTATCTTATTGGTCACGTATATTATCAGTTCAGATATGCTGGAGCAGCTAGCAAAGTCCATGTCCTGGGACATAAGCTTTAAGAATATTGATAGGAGGTGGGTTGCGATTTTTGCTTTAACCTTATACGCAACAAGCGGTCTGTCAGAGATATTCAGAGGGGCGCTAACAGCCATTCCGAAGGGCCAGTTCGATGCTGCCTATTCGGTAGGATTATCAAGAGTGCAGGTCATTAAGAGAGTAGTGATTCCACAAGTATTTCCTATTGCCTTCCCGATGATAAACAGCACATTAATTTCTCTTATTAAGGCTTCTTCACTAGTTTCCATGGTTTCCGTTGTGGATATATTAAACGGTGCTCTGATTGAGGCAAATGTTAACTACCGTTTCCTTGAAGCGTATGTGGCTGTATCGTTAATCTACTGGCCAATGTGTGCTGCACTTGAAGGAATATCATCCGGCTATGAGCGTTATTTCAGCCGCAGCAAAAGGAGAAGCTTCGCATGATTACAATTAAAAATATCTCCAAAAGTTTCGGGAAGAATGAAATTATTAAAGGTGTTGACTTGGAAATTAAAAAAGGTGAGGTTGTTGTCATTCTAGGTCCAAGCGGTTCAGGCAAAACCACTTTTTTAAGATGCTTGAACTTTCTTGAACGAGCAGATGACGGTGAGCTAACCATTAGTGATAAAAAAGTCCACTTTAAAAAGGCAAGCTCTAAGGATATCCTGGAAATTCGCCGAAAAACAGCAATGGTCTTTCAGCAATATGACCTTTTTCTTCATAGGACAGCAATAGAAAATATTATGGAGGGTCTTGTAATCGCAAGAAAGGTGTCAAAGGCGGCAGCATATAATAAGGGCTTAGAGCTATTAGAAAAGGTTGGTTTAAAGGGGAAGGAAGACGCCTATCCACACCAGCTTTCCGGGGGACAGCAGCAGCGTGTCGGAATTGCAAGAGCATTGGCTCTAAACCCGGAGGTTATCTTGTTTGATGAGCCTACATCGGCTCTTGATCCCGAACTTGTCGGAGAAACATTAGAGGTAATTAAAAAGGTTGCTGAAGAAGGAGTAACGATGGTGATCGTTACACATGAAATGAGCTTTGCCTATGATATCGCAGACAGAATCATTTTTATGGAGGATGGTGTCATCGTTGAACAGGGTACTCCAAAAGAAGTGTTCGAACAAACAAAAGAGGAACGGACAAAGCAGTTTCTAGCCCGTTTTGCTTATGAAAGATAATAAACAAAGCTTTATTTCATTGGAAATAAAGCTTTGTTTTGTTTGAAGAAAGGGAGTTCTTTCATCGAATTAACAGCACTAATAAGTACGATACCAGGTTATTGAAACCATGAGCAATAATTGACGTTTCAATACGGTTTGTTCTTATATAAACGAGTCCTAAGAAAAACCCTAAACCGCTATACAAAATCATTCCAGTTAAAGAGAAACCAGCCATCATATGCATTCCGCCAAACAAAAGGGAGCTGAAAATAAGGCCCACATATTTATATTTGGAAAAAACATGGCCAATTATCACTTTACGGAAGAAAAATTCTTCAATAATTGGAGCAAGTATGGTCACTTGAATAATCGTAATATAGCTAGTATGAATTAATACCTCTACAGCTTGTTGATTTTGGGGAGCTTCCTCCATATTTAGTCCAAACAACAAAGCAATAATGACCATCACAATGACGGTTACAAATTTCCCTCCGAAAAAAACAAAGATGGCATAAAGGAAATCCTTCCCCTTTACTTTCGGTTTTCTCCATTGAAATAAAGATGTTTTGAAATAAAGGAAAATGATAAAGCCTAGAATAATAAACAAAATGAGAAAGTTAAGGATAACGCTCAGCATTGCGGTACTGATTTGATAGTCTCCAAATGACATGCTTTTTGTTGTCCCCACTCCAAACAAGTCCAAAAGCAGTTGGATTCCGATAGGCAAGATTGTCATGATAAACAGGTATGTCACAAAAGTCCATATATATTTATTCTTGATGAGTTTCTTCAAAAGCATATCTCCTTCAATCTAGAATAATACAATTATACTAAATTGTTTTTTCAGATGATAGAAAATAGTATGTAATGACAGAATGCAACAGAAGTAAATAGTTTTATCGAAATAGTTTTTTGCCTTTCTGCCAAAAAATAGAATCGTAAAAATAGCAATAAAGTAACATGTAAGATAAATTTTACCATATTACTAAATTTTATTGGGATGCTTAATTTTGAGCAGTATATCTAAATGGAGTAGATTCCTCACATCCAGCGTATCAGTCTAAAATGGATAGAGACAAGGATAACTATGCTTGTGAGAGATAATAGTTAGGTAAAAAGAGGCTGGGACAAAACAAAAGATAATCTTTCTAAACACGAATAAAAATGAAGCACTTGCCTAAATAGAATATGGGTTTAAAATTAGTTCGTTTCATTGCGCTACAGTCACTCGCTTTCCGCGGGGAGGAAGCTGAGCCTCCTCGTCTTCGCCTGCGGGGTCTAAAGCGTCCTCTATTTCCCTTAGTAGTCGAGTGTCCTCCGCTCCATTCCACTAAGATTTCAATCATTGTATTAAACACAATAAACCGAACGATTTAATCATTTGTTGATTAAATCGTTCGGTTTTTAAACAGATTCACATACATATGTCCCAGCGTCTTTTTTATATTTATTATTAAATAAGGATTATTTTAATAAAGATAGGGTAGTAGTTTCGTAGTGACGAGTTATGTCCAAATAATGTTGGAGAATGGGAGGAAGAAAAATGGATAAAAAGCAGTCAAAACATGAAAAGAATCATGAAAAAGACAATACTTTGACAAACAGGCAGGGTCACCCTGTAACGAATAACCAAAATATTCGGACAGTAGGCAATAGAGGTCCAGCCACATTGGAAAACTATAATTTCATCGAAAAGATTAGTAATTTTGACAGAGAACGAGTTCCTGAACGGGTAGTTCATGCTCGCGGTGCCGGTGCTCATGGCTATTTTGAGGCATATGGAACAGCAGGAGATGAACATATTTCTAAATATACACGTGCAAAGCTTTTCCAGGAAAAAGGCAAGCGTACACCAGTATTTGTCCGTTTTTCTTCTGTAATCCATGGCGGTCACTCACCTGAGACACTTCGAGATCCACGGGGCTTTGCTGTTAAATTTTATACAGAAGACGGAAACTGGGA
This window contains:
- a CDS encoding amino acid ABC transporter ATP-binding protein, whose product is MITIKNISKSFGKNEIIKGVDLEIKKGEVVVILGPSGSGKTTFLRCLNFLERADDGELTISDKKVHFKKASSKDILEIRRKTAMVFQQYDLFLHRTAIENIMEGLVIARKVSKAAAYNKGLELLEKVGLKGKEDAYPHQLSGGQQQRVGIARALALNPEVILFDEPTSALDPELVGETLEVIKKVAEEGVTMVIVTHEMSFAYDIADRIIFMEDGVIVEQGTPKEVFEQTKEERTKQFLARFAYER
- a CDS encoding transporter substrate-binding domain-containing protein — protein: MRIVPKHKTWKIIGLTAALGLVLAGCGNGESTESASAGNNDSDAKEIIVGTGNAYQPFVYLDENGKLTGYEKAVLDAVDEKLPQYKFKYESYEFKNILPALDANKIDLAAHQYEINDERQAKYLYGKVGYTDYTSYIVVDANSKNNYQSLDDLAGKTVYTSTGSNHAYILEQYNKEHDNKIDIVYGSGSNEVLVKDLQTGTIDATLLTKFDVSKLNEQFKADLKTLGEPAYVSKTYYLYSKDDTKLQEDIDGALEELIDEGKLSEISQEVLGADYTK
- a CDS encoding LLM class flavin-dependent oxidoreductase, with the protein product MKFILFSLISNNTNPISRETFTTHQKLENVINQAVLAEKQGFDGFGVGERHGSPFLSSSPAVMLSNIAAKTTKIRLLTTVTVLSVLDPVRVAEDFATVDQLSKGRLDLIIGKGNDPRHYPLFGITEEEQWESLAERYDLLKRLWAEESVNWSGKYRAPLQNVTIEPRPYQKSIPIWHGSASSTASTELAAKNGEPIFSSNVFHPIAKYKQLIDHYKERLAFYGHDPQKAIIGSGAGSLYIADTKEEAINKYRPYYDAFMNTDASKHNNSPFKNLDDYVENGPSLVGSADAIIEKILLYHEAYGHQVQGLSVDGLSEAEQKEQIQRFSEEVLPVLRKEIPNFIWEEPKKVASNGL
- a CDS encoding amino acid ABC transporter permease, which encodes MDFDFPFMFKAFSAALHYLPTTLLLGFVPLLLGSVIGLVIALVRFYKIPVLSTFFKWFVTVFKAIPVILILLVTYIISSDMLEQLAKSMSWDISFKNIDRRWVAIFALTLYATSGLSEIFRGALTAIPKGQFDAAYSVGLSRVQVIKRVVIPQVFPIAFPMINSTLISLIKASSLVSMVSVVDILNGALIEANVNYRFLEAYVAVSLIYWPMCAALEGISSGYERYFSRSKRRSFA
- a CDS encoding GNAT family N-acetyltransferase, which codes for MSEDIFRIATKEDAPAFLELLSSAFKSVGELGINWPSTRATLEMVTENIVNSTAVVLERDGRLISTLTIRFPWESKAPVSGYPFVWWFATAPDLSGQGIGNKLLEYVENTLLRDTFKAPAFTLGTSGKKHPWLLDMYKRKGYKQYFQHENDGDIGILMYKVLIPERFDENILGTPPFSDAKAEKTSV
- a CDS encoding amino acid ABC transporter permease, which translates into the protein MGEFFKWEYVITLFPKVLSALPTTLLIVLFATLIGAAIGLLIAYLRIEKVPVLSQLCIVYVSFVRGTPILVQMFIVFYGLPSLLGSIGIDLSQWEKIYFIYITYGLNAAAFFSEIFRSSLLSVPASQYEAAASIGLTKGQTYRRVLIPQASKIAMPSLGASIINLLQDTSLAFSLGILDVMGKVQTLGALYYRVMEGYFIAAVIFIVLSIGLEQLFGLVEKKYRYPKRSKKSIRTPILPNAKKLLLLPNGKNKVN
- a CDS encoding CPBP family intramembrane glutamic endopeptidase, which codes for MKKLIKNKYIWTFVTYLFIMTILPIGIQLLLDLFGVGTTKSMSFGDYQISTAMLSVILNFLILFIILGFIIFLYFKTSLFQWRKPKVKGKDFLYAIFVFFGGKFVTVIVMVIIALLFGLNMEEAPQNQQAVEVLIHTSYITIIQVTILAPIIEEFFFRKVIIGHVFSKYKYVGLIFSSLLFGGMHMMAGFSLTGMILYSGLGFFLGLVYIRTNRIETSIIAHGFNNLVSYLLVLLIR